A DNA window from Chitinibacter fontanus contains the following coding sequences:
- a CDS encoding TIGR03643 family protein, with protein MAHAFSPSDLSRIIEMAWEDRTPFEAIERLYGLNQPQLIRLMRAELKGGSFRLWRARTNGRATKHLALRSPEISRAYAPGQYKPR; from the coding sequence ATGGCGCATGCTTTCAGCCCTAGTGATCTGTCACGAATTATTGAGATGGCGTGGGAAGATCGCACGCCGTTTGAGGCGATTGAGCGTTTGTATGGCCTCAACCAGCCGCAGCTTATCCGGCTGATGCGCGCCGAGCTTAAGGGCGGCAGTTTTCGGCTATGGCGGGCGCGCACCAATGGGCGAGCGACCAAACATCTGGCGCTGCGCTCACCCGAGATTAGCCGCGCTTATGCCCCAGGGCAGTACAAACCTCGTTAA